A region from the Vicinamibacteria bacterium genome encodes:
- a CDS encoding TRAP transporter small permease — protein MNAFISVVGRASRFFGMLAAFMIGLSVMVVCHLVFVRYVLRSPTAWQTELVTYLLVGATLVGSPYVLMIRGHVGVDLLPLYLSDGARRRLALGCALAGIIFCGVLLWSGLELWYEAWAGDWLSETVWAVPLWIPYASLPLGFGLMLLQYIADVLALLTGHAGAQR, from the coding sequence GTGAACGCATTCATCTCCGTAGTGGGAAGGGCTTCCCGTTTCTTCGGGATGCTTGCCGCTTTCATGATCGGCCTCTCGGTAATGGTCGTATGCCACCTGGTCTTCGTGCGGTACGTCTTGCGTAGTCCCACGGCGTGGCAAACCGAGCTCGTGACCTATTTGCTCGTCGGGGCCACGCTCGTCGGTAGCCCCTACGTCCTGATGATCCGCGGCCACGTCGGCGTGGACCTCCTCCCCCTTTATCTATCCGATGGCGCTCGCCGTCGGCTCGCACTCGGATGCGCGCTTGCGGGAATCATCTTCTGCGGCGTTCTTCTCTGGTCAGGCCTCGAGCTCTGGTACGAGGCCTGGGCCGGTGACTGGCTGTCGGAAACGGTATGGGCGGTGCCGCTTTGGATTCCCTACGCGTCGCTGCCTCTGGGGTTCGGCCTCATGTTGCTTCAGTACATCGCCGACGTTCTTGCGCTCCTCACGGGTCACGCCGGGGCGCAGCGGTGA
- a CDS encoding TRAP transporter large permease: MNPLTTGAVIAIVTALVLLSGMPVAVGLGIVSIGFLVAFEGPSSLSLVAELFFGTLDDFTLLAIPMFIVMGAAVAASRAGSDLYDALDRWLYRVPGGLVISNLGGCALFSALSGSSPATCAAIGKMGIPAMRARGFSDSLAAGSIAAGGTLGILIPPSVTMIVYGIATETSIGRLFLAGVVPGVLLTGLFMAWALFATWRSKRVSNVAEAAPSWREKLESLPKVLPFLLIIVAVVYVLYGGVATPSETAGVGAFLVILLVTLIYRVFHPAELWKVMRDSTRESVMILFIIAASGLFSYMLSSLYVTQSLAEWIVSMDANRWILMFFINVFLLVAGFFLPPVAIILMAAPILLPIITKAGFDPYWFAVVLTVNMEIGLITPPVGLNLYVINGIVPDIALPAVLKGALPFMLCMIVAIVLLCFFPALATWLPGKLMGEALP, translated from the coding sequence GTGAACCCTCTCACCACCGGGGCGGTTATCGCGATCGTCACCGCTCTCGTCCTCTTGTCGGGCATGCCTGTCGCCGTGGGCCTCGGCATCGTCTCGATCGGCTTTCTCGTCGCCTTCGAAGGTCCGTCGAGTCTTTCGCTCGTGGCGGAGCTGTTCTTCGGCACTCTCGACGACTTCACCCTCCTCGCGATTCCCATGTTCATCGTCATGGGGGCCGCGGTTGCGGCTTCTCGCGCGGGATCCGATCTCTACGACGCGCTCGACCGATGGCTGTACCGGGTGCCGGGGGGGCTCGTCATCTCGAATCTGGGGGGATGCGCCCTCTTCTCGGCCCTATCGGGATCGTCGCCCGCGACCTGTGCGGCGATCGGAAAGATGGGCATACCTGCCATGCGGGCTCGCGGCTTCAGCGACAGCCTCGCGGCGGGCTCGATTGCGGCGGGCGGCACTCTCGGCATTCTCATTCCCCCGAGCGTCACCATGATCGTCTATGGAATCGCGACCGAGACCTCGATCGGCCGATTGTTCCTCGCCGGAGTCGTACCCGGAGTACTCTTGACCGGGCTGTTCATGGCCTGGGCCTTGTTCGCGACCTGGCGCTCGAAACGGGTCTCCAACGTGGCGGAGGCCGCTCCCAGCTGGCGAGAGAAGCTCGAGTCGCTTCCCAAGGTCCTACCCTTTCTGCTCATCATCGTCGCGGTCGTCTACGTCCTGTACGGAGGGGTCGCTACCCCGTCCGAGACCGCCGGGGTCGGCGCCTTTCTCGTGATCCTCCTGGTGACGTTGATCTATCGTGTGTTCCATCCGGCCGAGCTCTGGAAGGTGATGCGGGACTCGACGCGCGAGTCGGTGATGATCCTCTTCATCATCGCCGCCTCGGGGCTCTTCAGCTACATGCTCTCGAGCCTCTACGTGACGCAGTCTCTCGCCGAATGGATCGTCTCGATGGACGCGAACCGCTGGATTCTGATGTTCTTCATCAACGTCTTTCTGCTCGTCGCCGGATTCTTTCTTCCACCGGTGGCCATCATCCTCATGGCCGCGCCCATATTGCTCCCCATCATTACCAAGGCGGGTTTCGATCCTTATTGGTTCGCCGTCGTGCTCACCGTCAACATGGAGATCGGTCTCATCACGCCTCCCGTCGGACTGAATCTGTACGTGATCAACGGCATCGTTCCCGATATCGCCCTGCCCGCAGTCCTGAAAGGTGCATTGCCCTTCATGCTGTGTATGATCGTCGCCATCGTGCTCCTCTGCTTTTTTCCCGCACTCGCGACCTGGCTTCCCGGGAAGCTGATGGGTGAAGCTCTCCCCTGA
- a CDS encoding D-glycerate dehydrogenase, which produces MKIFATRRIPSAGLLILERAGRVAIAQDAEDELVPRAKVLEGVKDADVLVSLLTERIDGEIMRAGASLRGIANYAVGYNNIDVVAATELGLPVTNTPGVLTDTTADLAWTLIMAVARNVVSADRYMRGGKYKIWGPSLFLGADVSRGGDGRPKVLGIVGFGRIGQAVLRRASGFDMRCLAHDPPMQQIIERTEGVEYAELDRLLELSDFVTIHTDLNPSTKHLFGAEAFDKMKTTAILINTARGPIVDEKALVAALREGKIAGAGLDVFEDEPLMAPGLADLENVVVLPHIASASRDTRNKMARMCAENAVAHGRLERAPNCVNPEVYDTEAYRKRTTR; this is translated from the coding sequence ATGAAGATATTCGCCACTCGCAGGATTCCTTCGGCCGGCCTTCTGATCCTGGAACGAGCCGGTCGCGTCGCGATTGCCCAGGACGCCGAAGACGAGCTCGTGCCGCGGGCGAAGGTGCTGGAAGGCGTCAAGGATGCGGACGTCCTGGTGTCGCTCCTCACCGAGAGAATCGATGGGGAAATCATGCGGGCGGGTGCCAGCCTCCGCGGCATTGCCAACTACGCCGTTGGGTACAACAACATCGACGTGGTAGCCGCGACCGAGCTCGGTCTGCCGGTCACGAACACCCCCGGCGTTCTGACCGACACCACGGCCGATCTCGCCTGGACCCTCATCATGGCCGTCGCTCGCAACGTCGTCTCTGCCGATCGCTATATGCGAGGGGGCAAGTACAAGATTTGGGGCCCGAGCCTCTTCCTCGGAGCCGACGTCAGTCGCGGAGGGGACGGGCGTCCGAAGGTCCTCGGTATCGTAGGCTTCGGACGCATCGGCCAGGCGGTTCTGCGCCGGGCATCGGGGTTCGACATGCGTTGTCTCGCTCACGATCCCCCCATGCAACAAATCATCGAGCGGACCGAGGGAGTGGAGTACGCCGAGCTGGATCGCCTCCTGGAGCTGAGTGACTTCGTCACCATCCATACGGATCTGAATCCTTCGACAAAGCATCTGTTCGGTGCCGAGGCATTCGACAAGATGAAGACAACGGCCATCCTGATCAATACCGCTCGCGGACCCATCGTCGACGAAAAGGCGCTCGTCGCAGCGCTTCGCGAGGGCAAGATCGCGGGGGCGGGGCTGGACGTTTTCGAGGACGAGCCTCTGATGGCGCCTGGGCTTGCCGATCTCGAAAACGTCGTCGTTCTACCCCATATCGCTTCGGCGAGCCGCGACACCCGCAACAAGATGGCAAGGATGTGTGCCGAGAACGCCGTTGCCCATGGCAGGCTCGAGCGCGCCCCGAATTGCGTCAATCCCGAGGTCTACGACACCGAGGCTTACCGGAAGCGAACTACCCGCTGA
- a CDS encoding metalloregulator ArsR/SmtB family transcription factor, which yields MGAEQRTELEPVWRALANPLRRRILDILADGPCTTGELAERFPEHSRFAVMQHIRVLEAGHLVVHRRMGRKRFNYLNPIPIQEIYHRWVSRYQRPWAEALLALKGELEAEQQSSKTREERGKTGKTRR from the coding sequence ATGGGTGCGGAACAAAGAACCGAGCTCGAGCCGGTTTGGAGGGCTCTGGCGAATCCGCTCCGGCGTAGAATCCTGGACATCCTGGCGGACGGCCCCTGTACGACCGGTGAGCTGGCCGAACGGTTCCCGGAGCATTCTCGCTTCGCGGTCATGCAGCACATCCGCGTGCTCGAAGCAGGCCACCTCGTCGTGCATCGACGGATGGGTCGAAAGCGATTCAACTATCTCAATCCAATTCCCATCCAGGAGATCTACCACCGGTGGGTGAGTCGGTATCAGCGACCCTGGGCCGAGGCCCTTTTGGCACTGAAGGGAGAGCTCGAGGCCGAGCAACAGAGCTCGAAGACTCGGGAGGAGAGGGGAAAGACGGGAAAGACGAGGAGATGA
- a CDS encoding SRPBCC domain-containing protein, with amino-acid sequence MPEGKLKNHVLTIEIGVPRQRVWEEITKTGRIQRAMVNTVLESNLVPGSKLRYYSPNMKHVFVVGEVIEVSPPRKFSHTYLFTTRREEPSLVTWELEETSGGCRVTLTHGGWTDQVKTHREVVGGWREILDALKSELERGSIPLKTRLSYGAMSSLAFLLPKTRVSEVEKAGW; translated from the coding sequence ATGCCTGAAGGAAAGTTGAAGAACCATGTGCTCACCATCGAGATCGGTGTTCCGAGACAACGGGTTTGGGAGGAGATCACGAAAACCGGCCGAATCCAGAGAGCCATGGTGAACACGGTACTGGAGTCGAATCTCGTGCCTGGAAGCAAGCTCAGGTATTACAGCCCGAACATGAAGCATGTCTTCGTGGTGGGTGAGGTGATCGAAGTATCCCCGCCGAGGAAATTCTCCCACACCTACCTCTTCACTACGCGGCGCGAAGAGCCCAGTCTCGTTACCTGGGAGCTGGAAGAGACATCGGGCGGATGTCGGGTAACGCTCACTCACGGAGGATGGACGGACCAAGTCAAGACCCACAGGGAAGTCGTCGGCGGTTGGCGAGAGATACTGGATGCGCTCAAATCGGAGCTGGAGAGAGGAAGCATACCTTTGAAAACGAGGCTCTCCTATGGCGCGATGAGCTCACTCGCCTTTCTGTTGCCAAAGACGAGGGTTTCCGAAGTCGAGAAGGCAGGCTGGTAA
- the dctP gene encoding TRAP transporter substrate-binding protein DctP yields MRVPRLVLSAALLLAACQENRILRASHQWPDGDVRGEMLEIIRTELESAGVDLKIRIYPGQSLFEATEQWPAMTRGRLDISVFPLAYAAGRHPEFNLTLMPGLVKSHAHAQRVNDSPFMDEIRRRVAEQGVLVLADAWLAGGFASKSGCILVPGDIKGQTIRGAGKAFEQMLLGAGGSITSMPSSEIYTAMQTGVLDATMTSSISFVSFRLYEQVQCLTAPGETALWFMYQPILMSKRSFDGLTDQQQAALKDASVKAEVFFSQQAKELDREAESTFERAGVRVVRLSPEQLDGWLALANETSYRLFAEEVEGGKALLDQALGVE; encoded by the coding sequence ATGCGCGTTCCCCGGCTCGTTCTCTCCGCAGCTCTGCTGCTCGCCGCCTGTCAGGAAAACCGAATCCTTCGAGCCAGCCATCAGTGGCCCGACGGCGATGTTCGCGGGGAGATGCTCGAGATCATCAGGACGGAGCTGGAGTCCGCCGGCGTCGATCTGAAGATCCGCATCTACCCCGGCCAGTCGCTCTTCGAGGCCACGGAGCAATGGCCGGCGATGACGCGCGGACGGCTCGACATCTCGGTATTCCCCTTGGCCTACGCCGCGGGGCGACATCCGGAGTTCAATCTGACCCTCATGCCCGGACTGGTGAAGAGCCACGCGCACGCCCAGCGAGTCAACGATTCTCCGTTCATGGACGAGATCCGGCGCCGGGTCGCCGAGCAAGGCGTCCTGGTGCTCGCCGACGCGTGGCTTGCCGGAGGGTTCGCCTCCAAGAGCGGATGTATCCTCGTTCCCGGGGACATCAAGGGACAGACGATTCGCGGTGCGGGCAAGGCCTTCGAACAGATGTTGCTGGGCGCCGGGGGCTCCATTACTTCGATGCCCAGCTCCGAGATCTATACCGCGATGCAGACCGGGGTGCTCGATGCAACGATGACGAGCAGCATCAGCTTCGTTTCCTTTCGCCTCTACGAGCAAGTCCAATGCCTGACCGCGCCGGGGGAGACGGCGCTCTGGTTCATGTACCAGCCGATACTCATGTCGAAGCGGAGCTTCGACGGGCTGACCGACCAACAGCAGGCGGCGCTGAAGGATGCGAGCGTGAAAGCGGAAGTCTTCTTTTCCCAGCAGGCGAAGGAGCTCGACCGGGAGGCGGAGTCCACCTTCGAAAGGGCGGGCGTGCGGGTCGTTCGCCTGAGCCCGGAGCAGCTCGATGGTTGGCTCGCGCTGGCCAACGAGACTTCCTACAGGCTCTTCGCCGAAGAGGTCGAAGGCGGGAAGGCCCTTCTCGATCAAGCGCTCGGGGTCGAGTGA